Within Anolis sagrei isolate rAnoSag1 chromosome X, rAnoSag1.mat, whole genome shotgun sequence, the genomic segment atggaccaggaacttgttgagttcttcttcttctccatggctccaaatggtgaaggtgtcatccacatatctgaaccatatcgtgagctctttggttgctgtttccagggcttgtttttcaaagtgttccatgtagaaattagctatgatgcagcattgcccaaacacgaatcaaggaacatgaaaggcactgcagactacttcaaccagagaaatcagccatagcagagcacctgatgaaccagcctggacacagcagattatttgagaacacagaaatgctggatcactctcacaaccaccatgtcagactacacagagaagccattgaaacccacaaggagcatgtggacaatttcaacataaaggaagagaccatgaaaatgaacaaaatctggctaccagtattaaaaaaactcaaaaattacaacagcaaaacaacagagaggaaacaatcagggacagctaatcacctctcaacaaaagattgctccagtcactgccaggccattgaatgctaagcaaggtggtcagttgaaacattcaaacctagctccagcagacaaaagtcctttgtcccatcctggtcatttcacagatatataaacccattttcctatttccaacagacctcactacctctgaggatgcttgccatagatgcaggcgaaacgtcaggagaaatgcctcttgaacatggacatatagcccggaaaaacctacaacaacccaatgtcacTAAGTTTGCAAAGAGCACGAAAACAtgttgcagtttgataccactttagctgctgagttctatggaattgtgggagttgtagtattacaaTGTCTTTATGATGAAATGGATTGTAATGCAGGCATTGAAATACTACTGCAAATGGGAGTGGCCCCAGTCTTTGGAGGAGAGTGCATCTGGAGTGCAAGTTCTCATGGCATGATTGGGATGTGCCTTATTGGTCTTCTAAAATGTTCCTAACCAATACGGTTAAAGTatgcaatgctttgttggagTGTTTTCCTTAAGCCTTTCATTTCCTATTGCTTTGCTGGGGGGTAGATGAAAAAGCGAGACTTGCAGCCCTCGGATGCCACATACACGGCCCTGTTCAATGCCTGCGCGGAGTCGCCCTGGAAGGATACGGGCCTGCAGGCGGCCCTGAAGTTACGCCAGCAACTGCTGAGCAAGAACGTTGAGATGAGCCTCATCACCTACCATGCCCTCCTGAAAGCTTGCGCCCTCTGCTCGGATCTCCAGATGTGCTTTGAGATCTTGAAGGTAACGACAAACTTTCGGGATTCTAAAAAATGTCTTCTTTGAATTAGTTTCtgctttaatgtattgtcgaaggctttcatggccggaatcaccgggttgttgtaggtttttccaggctatatggccatgttctagaggcattctctcctgacgtttcgcctgcatctatggcaagcatcctcagaggtagtgaggtctgttggaagtaggaaaatggggaccactctcacaaccaccacgtcagactacacagagatgtcattgaaatccacaagcatgtggacaatttcagcagaaaggaagaaaccatgaaaataaacaaaatctggctaccagtattaaaaaaacctcaaaaattacaatagtacaacaacagagaggaaacaatctgggacatctaatcacctctcaacaaaagattccccccaggcactgtcaggccattatatgctaatcaaggtggtcagttgaaacattcccacctagctccagcagacaaaagtcctttgtcccaccctggttattccacagatatataaacccttttccctagccggcgacgacgacgacgacgacaacaacaacaacaacaacaacataggtcatccagtcatccagtccaacccactgctgagaagaagaacaacagcaaccacaacataggtcatccagtccaacaccctgctgagaagaagaagaagagtaacAACAacataggtcatccagtccaaccccctgttaagaagaagaagaacaagaacaacaacaaaaagaagaacaagaacaacacagcagacaaagaaccagtacaagaaaactgcactccaaaccagagctgacagctggcacaacaaagccttacatgggcagttccttgagaagattgaaggaaaagttgacaaggagaagacctggttatggctaatcacgaatggaaccctgaagaacgAGGCAGAAGAAGGTCTGGTTCTTGCAGGCCAGGAGctagccatcagaaccaatgcaattaaggccaggattgaaaaatcagcggatgacccaaaatgcagactgtgcaaggaagatgaggaaaccattgatcatattctCAGCTGCGGGAAGAAAATCGcatagacggactacaaacagaggcacaactctgtggcccaggtgattcactggaacttatgtcacaaggaccacttTCCAGGAGTCAAgtattggtgggatcataaacctgcagacgtcgtggaaaatgaatatgaaaaaatactgtaggactttcgaatccagactgacgaagttttggaacacaacacaccagacatcacgattgtgggaaagaaaaaagtctggattattgatgtcgctatactgggtgacagtcgcattgaggaaaaacaacaggaaaaactcagccgctatcaagacctcaaaatcgaactgcaaaggctatAAGATGGcaaaaaccagtccaggtggtcccagtggtcatgggcgcaaaagatctcagccggcatttggaaacaatcaacatggacaaaatcacgatctgtcaacagcaaaaggccacctgacttggatctgtacacatcattcgaaaatacatcacacaatcctagacgcttgggaagggttcgacttgtgattttgtgatacgaaatccagcagagagatctcgtttgctgtgacatactgtgcttttgtgtcaataataataattattatttatttaatcgtGCCACcagcaggaataataataataatcaatggaggaccttcttacagcaacttGTTTAGAAATGTTCTAGAAATTAATTTTCCACAGATTTTTTGAAACTAACTATTATTGTTCATCCTTTCAGTGTAAAACAATGATGATGAAATTGCCCTTttttatcctccccccccccctttccaggaGATAGTCCAGAAAGGCCACCAGATTACCACGGATACTTTCAATTTCCTCCTCATGGGATGCATCAAAGACAAAGAGAATGGGTTCCGGTATGCCTTGCAGGTCTGTTTACTGTCTTCCCTTTCACCATATTGGGAACCAACAGAGAGTAGACTCACAATAtggttatttatattattattatttgttgttgttgttttttgttgtatcaggagtgacttgagaaactgcaagtcgcttctggtgtgagagaattggccgtctgcaaggacgttgcccaggggacgcccagatgatttgatgtttttatcatccttgtgggaggcttctctcatgtccgcacatgaggagctggagctgatagagggagctcatccgtctctccctggattcgaacctgcgacctgtcgatcttcagtcttgccggcacaggggtttaacccactgcgccaccgggggcttatttgttgttgttatttgttactattaaatttgttattatttgttgttgtctaCATTACATCTGTTTGTGTGTAGCGGAGATGTTAAGAAACTCTGTTAGTGAGCTGTAAAGAGGAGCAAAATGTTGCTACTAAGGGTTTGCAATGTACTTTTCCTAAGTTTTGGAAAGGATCAGGGCTGTTTCTGTTGCAGCTGACAGAGTTAATTGATGGGATAATTGAATGTATTGTTATCccatgttacttacttacttaggcaatccctcgttggccaagtaggatagtcttccaggatcagtgtcctggcgATGGGTCTGTATGTgactgtggggccctattcttgaccggcatcttctcccacagtgtgggcattggtttccaggtggaagggggtcccggtcgggattggcttgatgcgccttcgtCTTGgaacgtttctctttttcaccctccattcgtgcctcttcaaattctacagcactgctggtcacaactgacctccagcctgagcgctcaagggccagggcttcccagttctcagtgtctatgccagagtttttaaggttggctttgagcccatctttcaatctcttttcctgcccaccaacattccgttttccgttcttgtgttcggagtagagcaactgctttgggagacggtggtcgggcatccggacaacgtggctggtccagcggagttgatggcggaggaccatcacttcaatgctggtggtctttgcttcttccagcatgctgacatttccccgcttctctacccaagagatttacaggattttctggaggcagcgctgatggaatctttccaggagttgcatgtgacgtctgtagacagtccacgtttcgcaggcgtaaagcaggattgggaggacaatagctttataaacaagccccttggtatccctgcggatgtcccggtcctcaaacactctctgcttcatttgggaaaatgctgcactcgcagagctcaggcggtgttgtatttcggtgtcgatgttgactttggtggagaggtggctgccaagggagcggaaatggtccacattttctaatgtcacgACATTAaactgtatcactggcattggagaggggatggctggtgtctgctggaacagcactttggttttctcgatgttcaatgacaggcgaagctttgtgtatgcttctgcaaaggtgtttagagtggcttgtagatcttcttctgaatgcgcacagacgacgttgtcatcagcatactggagttctataacagatgtatcCAGTATATCCACTGTTAAAGGCAGAATTCcccaacaggattctggccaaTGTTGCAGAAATGCACGGATCGCTCAGTATTCAGGGTGTATTCCTTTAATCCCGCTCTATTTTCCCAAACAGGTCTGGCAGCAGATGAGAAAACTGAGCCTCAAACCCGACAGCTACAGCTACAATTTGATGCTGAGCGCGGCCAGGGAGTGCGGCCTTGGGGATCCTGGTGTGGCTTCCGATCTGTTGCTAAGACCTTCGGGGGAAGGCTCCGCCATTCCACGGCTGGGGGACggtgggaggaaaaagagaaagggccAGAGAGGAAAAGCAGCAGAACCTGGACTTTGTACACAGTTGGatatagaaatactggaaaaatcCATCTTCCCAGGAGAGAATAGGAAGGCGGAGGAGCAAAACACAGCTGCGGAGGCCAGACGTGCCTCAAATCCAACAGATGCAACTAAATCCAAGGAATTGATGTTATATGAAAAGAGCTGCACGACAGAAGCAGATGCAGAGGATGCATTGCATCTTCCCAACCTACTAGATTTGCAGACCACAAATAAAAATGTGGTTTCCTTGGGAACTGTGTCCACGGCCTCCGACAGGCTCGCTTTGATGGGAAACATGGAGGGCTTCTTACAGAAAATGAAGAGCGACGGGGCGGAACCCAACATCAAGACGTACACGCTGCTGTCCGAAGTGGTCCAGCCCGGGAGCCCCTCGGAAGCGTCCTTATTGGCAGCGATGGAGGAGGACAACGTGAAAGCTGACATCACTTTTTTTAATACCTTGATCAGGAAGAAGAGCAAAACAGCAGATCTGGAAGGAGCAAAGGTAAGAGCCCGGCTGCGCCAACGGAGGTTTGGATCCTGTGGGAACAGATCGGGGCCATTGACAGGATTCGACTCTCTGAGGATCTCTGGTTTTATTTGGGATCCagatgaaaaaaaattatttatttatttgcagtcaccccgaaggagactcagggcagcttacgtaATTGGCATTATTCCATACATCATTCCAGCACAGAATATTTACATCCCCATCAATCTGTCTTTATATATTGCAGAGCTTAATGCCAATGCTGCGGAAGAAAGGCCTGTCGCCCAATTTGCAGACTTTTTGTAACTTGGCCATCGCCTGCCGGAAGCAGAAGGATGGACTGCAGTTACTTTCGGATATGAAGGTACCAACAGATCTGGATTTGGGTGGCTTTGCACTTCCATTGTATTAGCAAAGAAAAGGATAAGTATTCTCAACTCAGCTTTGGGACCagagcagaggg encodes:
- the LOC132780014 gene encoding pentatricopeptide repeat-containing protein 1, mitochondrial, which translates into the protein MMAVQLVSRRFLEVFGPWVSTHSRFSSISKNCLLLRFLGLRTFSSSPALCKLHNRDLGKELPANSSEAILKQEPDDDDDGDEGSFGTLSQKFSNRRFFRKATPEFYNLQLQMEGKEEDEPQPKPRHGPKNTPYWYFLQCKALIKNNKLKEALDLFETQMLKEERVFPEESNYTVLIGGCGRVGYLKKAFKLYDDMKKRDLQPSDATYTALFNACAESPWKDTGLQAALKLRQQLLSKNVEMSLITYHALLKACALCSDLQMCFEILKEIVQKGHQITTDTFNFLLMGCIKDKENGFRYALQVWQQMRKLSLKPDSYSYNLMLSAARECGLGDPGVASDLLLRPSGEGSAIPRLGDGGRKKRKGQRGKAAEPGLCTQLDIEILEKSIFPGENRKAEEQNTAAEARRASNPTDATKSKELMLYEKSCTTEADAEDALHLPNLLDLQTTNKNVVSLGTVSTASDRLALMGNMEGFLQKMKSDGAEPNIKTYTLLSEVVQPGSPSEASLLAAMEEDNVKADITFFNTLIRKKSKTADLEGAKSLMPMLRKKGLSPNLQTFCNLAIACRKQKDGLQLLSDMKQSAQNPNVHIYSTLINAAVKRLDYAYLIEILKDMRNTQVPPNEVVIRQLEFAAQYPPHFDRYKTKDPYLERIDGFRAYYFRWLKWMEAEETPHPWAKYRTPKQPEMKDDSDDGQKHRSEMGQ